From the genome of Bombus fervidus isolate BK054 chromosome 19, iyBomFerv1, whole genome shotgun sequence, one region includes:
- the LOC139996898 gene encoding uncharacterized protein isoform X4 has protein sequence MSQSEDAYAPEEPTPDIPISLIDIQMPETPDSTKGQTSDGDTPRLESPKMLKPVLGKLQAKKRLMAFANKFNVPPKFQNKSNLLQAHSTKVSKSKSMSSDNGKSSKNDSSTIVNVDSDSVQFHNRHSSGGKSKKKTEEKILAIEEIRREESKSKMLLAEAMAAANLEEENYANRNGQNLSENVKILRERSRQDDVNVSYKSASKSAIENKYSERRRYGREERRDSASKESKDYNGSKERYYKVPRDKEQRRKDKDRKDDKDKREDSNKYEENRDRKDEEKNKKDNDKWEDVREKKGIKEKKEKEKRSDSQEKPEIKDRKEKEKDKDKGKERDIMNSSSWVELKKCGVMMDDIIEIKRRDHSERSIKNRTAEDYLRHFEQMLMINDCRLKRYAFIAEGLEGPKEYPPESVRATKRGRPQLFYSENPRMSLFINHQQILQAVTADHREKMRNICEADFIRNDTEAAEKSQRTRNWYPKTGICKSEGNDKWHVPINVQLPRSKWDSEDEDRLSDTEKEQGNVVKSSNMTSKQESEEFSPRLSTIEEDINKDKKMINEDETSSVKKIDDNRQSTSPLLQSAGNEKLASEYEQFMKMVCSDIPMSKEFSPKPNKTSASTLSYHEFNIETNLPNDNNFSFVEHSISGKSDKSNSNKIEEKFKSNESRQNLENISKIEDDQISSSSSHIQVQKRVRVESKNIHDKSESEDSKSIPSDWENVRIKVERMSDENSDSKETRKKKRRKKVTSSSSESSSSSSSSDSEEEVKRRKRKRKISNDSDSLSDSDSSDSSSSSSDSSSSDDKRKKRKKKKRKAEKRKKKAKRIAKTKKKRRRKVSSDSSSSDSSEDRRKKRVATRKSKQKKEYNDKQDNREDIIKTIQKSPLESSSLENAKLVRSQVPLKKIKEEVKVENRKRSSDKHDVWNKDQELVRKVISDTDIHSKSHKDEEKRNKVEERYLEEWEMDSVIMPQKGEKLSKSNVEKVENTDIQNIRKIERKEERCKKDDKNKNDERLEEKCSSMSKEIIPGSLKIEEDADGKKKRKRDKEKKDSSEFLADWKKESERISQQIMQDEIKLSKKLDKQKRDKWGETEFDTLNVPSLTQLEKEVNKRQLLADEWEVDSLEAVSDIMINKKKTSRISKKLEKEVRYDKKTDTYIAIEKETVKECKKRQDRLSAMRIWEEEQEEGEKEALMLLEQKSKRKRDDWDIEEESFLREKSDRKESVEDSITIIDSIHKEVNTVSKNVDASMKHDVVTSKKSKKSRWDMESQSEEKIKLKAPVMWEEECAEWTKVNKFDHDIERVSLECCDPILAKTKIKDEDVCTVEQQLRKSTSKNSTSADIIDLFPRKCQDIDLLESSWTPEGHTRCKSRIRSLGNSSQENVLFDKTKELTPSKEQCTAEQLKDIFEIDVKLTKKNTELYSPSSPAGSQKSEDMEIFKDNQVNLKESLLHDKLKNETLVMSDDESVPNIPLQIKYRDGKYAKAAAMKEEFEEILGVQKIEDQTLRKKFDVKVSESSSEFPFNEPYPDTNYKSLRMDIFAGYESDESHGKLSNKSSEAISSSASTKGTEETNEGKAALKLIPKQLLVRRNNERVKTKLISDDPMQHAAALLTIQKKLRESHSVKNDIKNTYCEEPNEFRIECEKTSNIHAPVAEVVPTEQTTITDVKVDSKDLSITVKTSITTKSESPGAVKHFNEYRSGNKGSKLEELKKSRPRNSKDISDTECQVRSPGREQKKKSPSRKENREDKRINDRSKERRDKKFDDRERGDRRDSRSSKQEYNESRRRFSPSTSRNKKRTSWEREGSRSESHSRSWSRSRSKSPKRKEESFAGFSSKEKRSNRIDEDRSSRARIDDRRERSIRSSPRSNIAPHNKDHFKKHGPIKGDRDDWNRKKYDCMEREKEGRSYEPMEVLRERNVDIDRHRESRFRGDEADRSLWPYEAENMLRDGNESLDSYPNSQDLDLDYEEKTYYRDDSIERDIMEGPFRPSSKFKHRKSRLSTRRDRQWEKEREPLDLDRHGHVRRTEKLPPPRGRSPLRSRRSPRRSSHDRFRRESRSRSKSWSRSRSRSMSRSRSRSRSRSTSRSRSMMHSRSRSRSGSRSRTRSTSGSRMRSPDHLRMTERLRSSRLELELGIKKQQDGAGISNDYGENFNSNVCYPSPPGQQQQMLYRQQPTVLQVGNVLQVVPADFNGVPATHREPTNSSSAPIVRGSSQVVRVGNVLQVVPTSLDWSGGQPSSVDQSGGMMYSTTVPQSSPAPSVPISVPVPVPVPMPVPAVPSAMNSSTPVSTLSPVSLPLSVPVPVPVPVPGPAPVPLPVTQTTFPRAEVIPQKVPVLPVYNYEVILETRRKEQEERKRLREIRRKEKERRRIERINRRALQLLEKTNMRQSENASQQKNSNLDPSVLKALRESEEQGDAEEQQTSSTIFEKEEEMPVVASSASTEEEEVPVEEDEEEEEEEEAEVEYDEEEEEEAEDDEEEEEEDDEKSRLNKLKNEIDEATTVTAIDETTKIQIETESKGWSELPPPPLKGILVASGFRRTSVPNGNLDDFSTPENDNGDNTDKEDVEIDKKESSKDEAGENKLSKLKNQMKKTKLAKLGKRKQRSKKSVQFADGIKPGEGTSPSGGEGDMPSPPPPTTVTRGGIRDVRRSSSRKSRKQEKRTRPPKAKKKVKVKIIKLKKPRVTPLTAMMMNDSDDLDDRSPPPPPPGSPPPPHLWPSYLSAYNANNRTSEAQTTAAAISNTVQAPPPPTPLPLLVPPPPLNYTIQPCSKA, from the exons ATGTCACAATCAGAAGATGCTTATGCTCCAGAGGAACCAACACCAGACATTCCAATATCTTTAATTGATATACAAATGCCAGAAACACCAGATAGTACAAAAGGCCAAACTAGCGATGGAGACACACCTAGGTTGGAGAGTCCCAAGATGCTCAAACCTGTGTTAGGAAAATTACAAGCTAAAAAGAGATTGATGGCATTTGCCAACAAATTTAATGTGCCACCAAAATTCCAAAATAAATCCAATCTACTTCAAGCACATTCTACCAAAGTTTCTAAATCTAAAAGTATGTCAAGTGATAATGGTAAATCTTCAAAAAATGATTCAAGCACAATTGTAAATGTTGACTCAGACTCTGTACAATTTCATAATCGTCATTCAAGTGGTGGTaaatcaaaaaagaaaacag aagaaaaaatattggcTATTGAAGAGATTAGACGAGAAGAATCTAAAAGTAAAATGTTACTGGCTGAAGCTATGGCTGCAG CTAATTTAGAAGAGGAAAATTATGCAAATAGGAATGGACAAAATTTATCAGAAAATGTAAAGATTTTGAGAGAAAGAAGTAGACAAGATGATGTTAATGTCTCTTATAAAAGTGCTTCAAAGTCtgcaatagaaaataaatattcagagag AAGGCGATATGGAAGAGAAGAACGAAGAGATAGCGCGAGTAAAGAGTCAAAAGATTATAATGGTAGCAAAGAACGATATTATAAAGTCCCGCGTGATAAAGAACAACGTAGAAAAGATAAAGATAGGAAAGATGATAAAGATAAGCGAGAGGatagtaataaatatgaaGAGAACAGAGATAGgaaagatgaagaaaaaaataaaaaggataatGATAAATGGGAAGATGtacgagaaaagaaaggaataaaagaaaagaaggagaaagaaaaaagaagtgaTTCACAGGAGAAACCTGAAattaaagatagaaaagaaaaggagaaagataAAGACAAAGGAAAAGAGAGGGACATAATGAATTCTTCTTCGTGGGTGGAATTAAAAAAGTGTGGTGTAATGATGGACGACATCATTGAGATTAAAAGACGTGATCACTCGGAACGATCAATAAAGAACAG AACAGCCGAGGATTACTTACGTCACTTTGAGCAAATGTTAATGATAAACGATTGTCGTTTGAAACGTTACGCTTTTATTGCCGAAGGACTGGAAGGTCCTAAAGAGTACCCTCCTGAATCAGTAAGAGCAACTAAACGAGGAAGGcctcaattattttattctgaaAATCCTCGTATGTCGCTTTTTATCAATCATCAGCAAATTCTTCAAGCAGTTACTGCCGATCATCGTGAAAAAATGCGGAACATATGCGAGGcagactttatacg AAACGATACGGAAGCAGCGGAAAAATCTCAACGTACACGCAACTGGTATCCAAAGACAGGCATATGTAAATCTGAAGGAAACGACAAGTGGCATGTACCAATTAATGTACAACTGCCTAGGTCAAAATGGGATAGTGAAGATGAAGACAGGTTATCCGACACTGAAAAGGAACAAGGAAATGTAGTGAAATCGAGCAACATGACTTCGAAGCaag aatctGAAGAATTTTCTCCACGGTTGAGTACGATAGAAGAAGACATTaataaagataagaaaatGATCAACGAAGATGAGACTTCTAGTGTTAAAAAAATAGACGACAATAGGCAATCAACATCTCCTTTGTTACAGTCTGCAGGCAACGAAAAATTAGCATCGGAGTACGAACAGTTCATGAAGATGGTTTGCAGTGATATTCCAATGTCAAAAGAATTCTCCCCAAAACCGAATAAAACTTCTGCCTCAACGTTAAGCTATCatgaatttaatatagaaaCTAATTTGCcgaatgataataatttttcatttgtagAGCATAGTATATCCGGAAAGTCGGATAAAagtaattcaaataaaattgagGAAAAATTCAAATCCAATGAAAGCCGACAGAACTTGGAAAACATTTCGAAGATCGAGGACGATCAGATATCATCAAGCAGTTCTCATATTCAGGTTCAAAAACGCGTAAGAgtagaaagtaaaaatatacacgATAAAAGTGAATCGGAAGATTCTAAATCAATACCCAGCGATTGGGAAAACGTTCGAATTAAAGTAGAACGTATGAGCGACGAAAATTCTGACTctaaagaaacaagaaagaaaaagagacgaaAGAAAGTGACTTCTAGCAGTAGTGAATCATCCAGTTCGTCGAGTTCCTCCGATTCTGAGGAAGAagtaaaaagaaggaaaagaaaacggAAAATATCGAATGATTCGGACTCATTATCGGATTCAGATAGCAGCgatagtagtagtagcagcAGTGATTCTTCTAGTTCCGATGATaaacggaagaaaagaaagaagaagaaacgaaaagctgaaaaaagaaagaaaaaagcgaaACGAATTgcaaagacgaagaagaagagaagaagaaaagtcaGTTCGGATTCAAGTAGTAGCGATTCGTCTGAAGATAGGAGGAAAAAAAGGGTAGCGACTAGAAAGTCTAAACAGAAGAAagaatataacgataaacaaGATAACAGAgaagatataataaagacGATACAAAAGTCGCCTTTGGAATCTTCTTCATTAGAAAATGCGAAATTGGTACGTTCTCAAGTTccattaaagaaaattaaagaggaagtaaaagtcgaaAATAGGAAAAGATCCTCAGATAAACACGACGTTTGGAACAAGGATCAGGAATTGGTCAGAAAGGTGATTTCTGATACCGACATCCACAGTAAAAGCCAcaaagatgaagaaaaaagaaacaaagtcgAAGAGCGATACTTGGAAGAGTGGGAAATGGATTCCGTGATCATGCCgcagaaaggagaaaaactGTCAAAGAGTAATGttgaaaaagtagaaaatactGATATACAAAACATTCGGAAAATAGAAAGGAAGGAGGAACGATGCAAGAAAGACGACAAGAATAAAAATGACGAACGtttggaagaaaaatgttCAAGCATGAGCAAGGAGATCATCCCAGGGAGTTTGAAGATAGAAGAAGATGCagatggaaagaaaaagaggaaaagagataaagagaaaaaggacaGCAGTGAATTTTTAGCTGACTGGAAGAAAGAGAGTGAGCGTATATCTCAGCAAATTATGCAAGACGAAATAAAGCTCTCTAAAAAGTTAGACAAACAAAAAAGAGACAAATGGGGAGAGACTGAATTTGATACTCTGAATGTCCCATCGTTAACACAACTGGAAAAGGAAGTAAATAAGAGACAATTACTGGCGGACGAATGGGAAGTCGACAGCTTAGAAGCTGTGTCCGAtataatgattaataaaaagaaaacctctcgtatttcaaagaaattagaaaaagagGTTCGATATGATAAGAAAACAGATACATATATCGCTATAGAAAAGGAAACTGTAAAGGAATGTAAAAAGAGGCAAGATAGATTGTCTGCAATGAGAATTTGGGAAGAAGAACaagaagaaggagagaaagaagcTTTGATGCTCCTGGAACAGAAGagtaagagaaagagagatgaTTGGGACATTGAAGAAGAATCATTCTTACGAGAAAAAAGTGACAGGAAAGAAAGCGTAGAAGACAGCATTACTATAATTGACAGCATCCATAAGGAGGTAAATACAGTCAGTAAAAATGTGGATGCATCTATGAAACATGATGTTGTTACTAGCAAAAAGAGCAAGAAAAGTCGTTGGGATATGGAATCACAGtctgaagaaaaaataaagctTAAAGCTCCCGTTATGTGGGAGGAAGAATGTGCAGAATGGACGAAAGTGAATAAATTCGACCACGATATTGAGAGAGTATCTTTGGAATGCTGTGACCCGATATTAGCTAAAACGAAGATAAAAGACGAGGACGTTTGTACGGTTGAACAGCAGTTGAGAAAGTCTACATCTAAGAATTCAACAAGTGCAGATATTATCGATTTGTTTCCTAGAAAATGTCAGGATATAGATTTGTTAGAATCATCCTGGACTCCGGAAGGACATACTAGATGTAAGTCACGAATAAGAAGTTTGGGCAACAGTTCACAGGAGAATGTGCTCTTTGATAAGACGAAGGAATTGACGCCTTCGAAAGAGCAATGTACAGCAGAACAATTAAAGGATATCTTTGAGATAGATGtgaaattaacgaaaaaaaatacagaattgTATAGTCCCAGTTCTCCAGCTGGATCCCAGAAGTCTGAa gATATGGAAATTTTTAAGGATAATCAGGTAAATCTGAAGGAGAGTCTCCTACATGATAAACTAAAGAATGAAACTCTGGTTATGTCTGATGATGAATCAGTTCCCAATATACCTCTTCAAATAAAGTACCGCGATGGTAAATATGCAAAAGCTGCAGCGATGAAGgaagaatttgaagaaattttagGAGTGCAGAAGATAGAGGATCAGACTCTTCGAAAGAAATTCGATGTGAAAGTATCTGAAAGTTCGTCTGAGTTTCCATTCAACGAACCATACCCAGACACGAACTATAAATCATTACGAATGGACATATTCGCAGGGTATGAATCCGATGAATCACATGGAAAATTAAGTAACAAGAGTTCTGAGGCAATATCTTCATCTGCCAGCACAAAAGGAACAGAGGAGACGAATGAAGGAAAAGCAGCACTCAAGTTGATTCCTAAACAACTGTTAGTCCGACGAAACAATGAACGCGTGAAGACAAAATTGATTTCAGACGATCCCATGCAACACGCTGCGGCTCTATTGACCATCCAGAAGAAACTTCGAGAGTCGCACTCTGtgaaaaacgatataaaaaacaCATATTGCGAAGAACCTAATGAATTTAGAATCGAGTGTGAAAAGACATCCAATATACATGCACCTGTTGCTGAGGTTGTTCCCACGGAACAGACTACTATTACGGATGTTAAGGTGGACTCGAAAGACTTGTCTATAACAGTGAAAACCTCAATTACCACAAAATCGGAATCACCAGGGGCGGTGAAGCATTTCAATGAGTACAGGTCTGGAAACAAAGGAAGTAAGTTGGAAGAACTTAAAAAGTCTAGACCACGTAATAGTAAAGATATTAGTGACACAGAATGTCAAGTAAGATCACCAGGCAGAgagcagaaaaagaaaagtccTAGTAGAAAGGAGAATAGGGAAGATAAACGAATTAATGATCGTagcaaagaaagaagagataaGAAATTTGATgatagagaaagaggagaTAGGAGAGATAGTAGGAGTTCGAAACAGGAGTACAATGAAAGTAGAAGGAGGTTCAGTCCTTCTACTAGTCGCAATAAAAAACGTACTTCCTGGGAACGGGAAGGAAGTCGTAGCGAAAGCCATAGCCGCAGTTGGAGTAGAAGTAGAAGCAAAAGTccaaagagaaaggaagagtcGTTTGCAGGCTTTTCTAGTAAAGAGAAACGATCAAATAGAATCGATGAGGATAGATCCAGTAGAGCAAGAATAGATGATAGAAGAGAAAGATCTATAAGAAGTTCTCCTAGATCTAACATTGCCCCACATAATAaag ATCATTTTAAAAAGCATGGACCTATTAAAGGAGATCGAGATGACtggaatagaaagaaatacgACTGTatggaaagagaaaaggaaggtAGGTCGTACGAACCAATGGAAGTACTAAGAGAGAGAAACGTGGATATTGATAGACATAGAGAGAGTAGATTTCGCGGAGATGAAGCAGATCGGTCACTATGGCCGTACGAAGCAGAGAACATGCTTCGGGATGGAAATGAGTCCTTAGATTCCTATCCCAATAGTCAAGATTTAGATCTTGATTATGAAGAGAAAACGTACTACAGGGATGACAGTATTGAAAGGGATATCATGGAAGGTCCTTTCCGTCCTTCATCAAAATTCAAGCATAG aaaaagtagGCTCAGTACAAGAAGAGACAGACAATgggagaaggaaagagaaccTTTGGATCTAGATAGACATGGACACGTTCGAAGAACGGAAAAATTACCTCCACCTAGAGGTCGTTCTCCATTACGGTCGCGAAGATCACCGCGTAGATCATCACACGACCGTTTCAGACGTGAATCTAGATCTCGATCGAAATCATGGTCAAGATCGAGATCACGATCTATGTCAAGATCTAGATCCAGATCGCGATCTCGATCAACGTCCAGGTCCCGGTCGATGATGCATTCAAGATCGAGATCTAGATCGGGATCTCGATCAAGAACTAGGTCTACCTCTGGGTCCAGAATGAGAAGCCCGGATCATTTACGAATGACGGAACGATTACGATCTTCCAG GCTAGAACTTGAGCTGGGAATTAAGAAGCAACAGGATGGAGCAGGAATATCAAATGATTACGGAGAGAACTTTAATTCGAATGTATGTTATCCATCACCGCCTGGGCAACAGCAGCAAATGTTATATCGTCAACAACCTACTGTTTTACAA GTGGGCAATGTGTTGCAAGTAGTACCTGCAGATTTCAATGGTGTCCCAGCAACGCACAGAGAGCCGACCAACTCCTCCTCAGCACCGATTGTACGAGGTTCCAGTCAAGTAGTTCGCGTAGGTAATGTTCTTCAGGTTGTACCGACGTCCTTGGATTGGAGCGGTGGACAGCCTTCTTCAGTTGATCAATCAGGAGGGATGATGTATTCCACGACAGTCCCTCAATCTTCTCCGGCTCCCTCAGTACCTATATCTGTACCTGTTCCAGTTCCTGTTCCCATGCCTGTACCGGCCGTTCCATCCGCTATGAACTCATCGACTCCAGTTTCTACTTTGTCCCCAGTTTCATTGCCTCTTTCCGTTCCCGTTCCCGTTCCTGTTCCTGTCCCTGGCCCTGCTCCTGTTCCACTTCCTGTGACGCAAACGACGTTCCCCAGAGCCGAAGTGATACCACAAA aagTACCTGTTCTGCCGGTTTATAATTACGAAGTTATCTTGGAGACCCGTAGAAAAGAACAAGAGGAGCGTAAGCGACTGCGTGAGATtaggagaaaggaaaaagaacgtAGGCGAATCGAACGAATTAATCGTCGCGCTCTTCAATTGTTAGAGAAGACTAACATGCGTCAGTCAGAAAACGCAAGTCAGCAGAAGAATTCAAATCTGGATCCATCTGTTTTAAAAGCTCTTCGTGAAAGCGAAGAGCAAGGCGATGCAGAAGAACAACAAACTTCCTCTACTATTTTTGAGAAGGAGGAAGAAATGCCGGTAGTCGCATCTTCTGCTTCCACAGAAGAAGAGGAGGTACCTGTTGAGGAGgacgaggaagaagaggaagaggaggaggctGAGGTGGAAtatgacgaagaagaagaagaagaggcggaagacgacgaagaggaagaagaagaggacgaTGAAAAGtcacgattaaataaattgaaaaacgaaATTGATGAAGCTACAACGGTAACAGCGATAGATGAAACAACTAAGATCCAAATCGAAACAGAATCCAAAGGATGGTCGGAGTTACCCCCACCGCCTTTGAAAGGCATTTTAGTCGCATCAGGTTTCAG aagGACCTCGGTTCCTAATGGCAATTTGGATGACTTTTCTACTCCTGAAAATGATAACGGAGACAACACGGACAAAGAGGATGtagaaatagataaaaaagagTCCAGCAAAGACGAAGCTGGTGAGAATAAGTTAAGTAAATTGAAGAATCAAATGAAGAAAACTAAATTAGCGAAGTTAGGAAAACGGAAACAAAGGAGTAAAAAATCTGTCCAATTTGCGGATGGAATCAAACCTGGAGAAGGTACTAGTCCTAGTGGCGGTGAAGGGGATATGCCTTCCCCTCCACCACCCACTACTGTCACTCGAGGTGGAATTCGTGACGTTCGAAGGTCCAGTTCCAGAAAGAGTAGAAAACAAGAGAAAAGAACACGACCTccaaaagcaaagaaaaaagtGAAG GTGAAAATCATAAAACTAAAGAAGCCCCGTGTCACTCCATTAACGGCGATGATGATGAATGATTCGGACGACCTAGATGATCGTTCTCCGCCACCGCCACCTCCAGGATCTCCTCCACCACCGCATCTTTGGCCAAGTTATCTTTCCGCTTACAACGCTAACAACCGTACTAGTGAAGCTCAAACAACGGCTGCTGCAATTTCGAATACTGTTCAAGCTCCTCCGCCACCTACACCGCTGCCTCTCTTagttcctcctcctcctttgAATTACACGATACAACCTTGCAGCAAGGCGTAA